From Panthera uncia isolate 11264 chromosome D3 unlocalized genomic scaffold, Puncia_PCG_1.0 HiC_scaffold_8, whole genome shotgun sequence:
aacagaaaatattatggGCGAAATATTTGCTGTTAAATCGtcaaagctgctttttttttaaggtgccGTGTGTGAGAGGCAGCCAAGGAACATTGGTCCTCTTCTCCTTTTGTGTGTTGGTGTGGAACCTGGGCATAACTCCAACACGTTGGATGTCCATTCTCCCACCCCAGGGACAAGGGGACTGGATTAATGTTTTAGACACCGTCACCGAGTCAGATGCTGGTTCATCATTTTTTGAttatcttttacttcttcctatgAATGTCCCCTCACTCCTCCGTATTTATTCCACAGGGAAAACAATAgttgttgtttcattttctaCCGCTGTATGCCTGTGCTTGGCAAGGTGGTGAGAGGAACGGAGAGCAGGAAGGACAGGGGGAACATTCCAAAGGGATCGAAGGAGAGAAGGAGCCTCTCTACTTATGACAGATTTGGAACGTCCTTCATGCACTTTGCATTTGTATCTCCATGGGACACACGTCTCGTGGGAACCTGGCTCAGCGTGTAACATTTGAATGTTAGTGGGGAACCCAGCACCGAGTTTTTCTCTGGACTTCACTAGAGAATGTGACTTGCAGCGGGAAATTCCGTGGTGCCTGCCTGACGTGTGCTGAGCAGATAGTATTATCCACTGGTGCCTCCAGACTATTTTCAGCTGAAAGTATCACATGGAGGCTGGAGATTAAGGGGGCTTCTTTATCTTGTAAATGCAAGAGGTAAGaacccttaattttcttttttttttaaacgtttatttatttttttgagacagagagagacagagcatgaatgggagagggtcagagagagagggagacacagactccaaaacgggctccaggctctgagctgtccgcacagagcccgacacggggctcgaactcaaggaccgcgagatcttgacctgagctgaagtcgctcaaccgactgagccacccaggtgccccaagaacactTAATTTTCAATAATGTCTGATTTAGAGGAAGTAAACTACTGTTCAAgactttaaaacttaattttttataattttctgggattctacatttttaaaattattttactgtatttaagtaatctccacacccaacatggggctcaaactcacgaccccaaaatcaagagttacacgttctactgactgagccagccaagcgcccctggGATTCTACTTCTGACAAGCTGACAGtgtaacagttttatttctgACAAAGGTAATGATCACCAAACACTAGTATTTATTAAACACTGTACGCGATCtacattattttaattgcttatGATGTATGAATTCATTTAACCATCATGGCAACCTTATGGGAAAGCCTTACTTTTTCTAGttgacaaggaaagaaaaccaaagtatatAGAAGCACCATTCCAGGCCCATGGTTAGATGAGTCATAAGTGCCAACACTGAGAGTTTAGGTGTGGACAGTCAAGGGCCTGAGGTAACCTGTTTAGCCACCATGTTCCAGTGGGTCATCGGTCCCTGTCTTCCAATACAAGCAGGGGGCTGCCTGGGAAACATTCCCAGGATCCAACCACGCTCCTGCAGCCAGACTCTGCCACCAGCTCAGACTCCCCAAACTAGACCTGCCTTAGTTCTCAGGACTTAGAATACATTCTGCTCTGAGTAAGACCCACTCAAAAGCTTTCAGGGCTATTTTGAAACAAACACCCCTAAAAGaagccatttgtatttctcctCCAGCCCATTTCCCCTCCTCCGAACTCTCAGCTCAATGACCTTGACCTTGGTTCTATGTCTGAACCACTGGACTTGGTGTTTATTCCTGATATCCTTGAGTTTAAATGTGAGTATCCCCTAAGCACCAAGCCTCAAACTCTTCTGAATCACTGTGCCTTTGACTGCTATGAGAAGGCATCTCAAAACCATTTTTCACACGATCCCACCCCATTCCCAACAGTGGGGCTCCTTGCAGGATCAATTCTCCCCTTGTCTCCTTtattgtgtggggttttttggtcCCCCAAAATGAGACATGATGCTTGATTCCTGGGAATTGAGGTATAACGGTCTTATGGTCTAAAAACCTAGTGGAAGGACAACAAACAAATGGTTGTGTGgagacatgtttattttttatatatttgccaTTTCACATAAGTTATAGACACAACCATGTGATACATTAAGGCTGGAAATGCACATAACATACATTTTCCTGTCGTTCACTGCTTTCTTCTGGGTATTTGTTATAAAGGGCATGGAAGGACTACTACTCATTCTTCATTATACAAATGAGCAAATCCATTTTTTTAGGTAGAAAAGTAACTGATCACCTGCTTCTCTAACTATATCAGCTTCAGCAACTGGCGGTGAACAATAACAAAAgccattatataaaataataaataatacagtaaaagtcaatgttacaaaataaactaaatagtAAGGAAGAACTAAATGGAACATCCTTCCACTTAGAGACCAAATGGTTAACAGGGTTGCAGAGTTATGGTTGACAGTGGTCTAGTTATTTCTGTACTTATCATTAGCGTGTAGTAGAAGTTgttcagagggggaaaaaaaccagaaataggTAGAAAAAGTCTCTAAATGTTTGGCAACTAACAGCAATTCCGAGGCTTACAGTTCATACTACAAAATCCTGTGCAGAAACAGAACTTTTCCACTTTAGGGTGAGACAAACCTGCCAAAAAAGAGAATGTTCTTAGTGATTTTGTGcaggataaagaagagaaaaggatgaTCCGCCACAAACTGTGGGCCACCGTGGCCAGTTCTGCCTGACATCGTGGCCCCGGTGCCAGCGGCTGCCTCAGTGCCCTCCTCGTTCACATCCACAGTGGCCTGATGGAACACTTTGGACAGAAACAGGTCATTCCTTTCAGACATTCCAGAGAAATCGGCCTGGCTCTTGCTGAAGGCATCCTCTAGGCCCATGCTCCTGAGAATGGATTGGAGCTCATAACGCTCTTCTAATTTGAACTGGGGCAGGTACACTTCCACATCATCTTCGGCCATCGTGTCTTTGCTGGTCCACTTAATGAATTTATCATAGGTTATTTCCCTTTCGAGCTACAAatccacacattaaaaaaaaaaaaagtcagtaagtGCTcgcaaaagaaggaaaacaacttaaaagtctaatgttaaaaatcaatgactttagggcacctgggtggctccttggttaagagtctgactttggctcaggtcatgatctcgtggttcatgagttcaagccacactttgggctcagctcagagcctggagcctgcttgggattctgtgtctccctctctctctgccacccccccccccacctccggctcatgctctgtctctgtctgtctgtctgtctgtctctctctctcaaaaataaacaaacatttaaaaaaaatcaatgactttAACTTTACCACATTGTGGGTGATATAAAAATTCAATACACTGGTAAAATTTTTGCAGGAAGTTAGCCTGTGTGACATGTTTTAATGCTCTGAATGAAAGTTTGTGACGTGCACATTTATTACTAACCAATTTATGTGTCTGTGAGAAACTATATACCACTTTCTAAGGTGCAGACATGTTTATCAGGGAAAGTAAGTTTAGCTCCAGAGGTTTAAACCAATACAAGCTGGAACAGCTTACCAACTCCAAGCCAGTAGACATAGTCCCAATTTCATCTGGAAGCAACAGGAACATGCTAACATCTCCAGTGTATGGGAGTTCTAGAATCTGAGTCTTTAGGTCCCCTATGTATCCAATGTTCAGGTCTTCACGCAGGTACATCATCTGAACAGGTGTGCGCTGagtctaaaattattaaaaagcaaaacaaggaagTTGATATTAAGATGTCAAGAGTTTTACAATTAGACATAAAAGAGAATAGATTCGGCTTAGGTGTTGAGGAGATATATTCTTAAAAGtcaacaaaacaaattatttgtatgcccttatagttatttttaagatggacaataataataattataataacactaaaatatttgtttagtacCTGCCATGGGCCAAGAATTCCTTGAAATCTCATTGAAACCTTACGACGGCCAAGTGTTATTGATCACAAAAATGGAACACATGGAAGATAAATAAGGTCTTGTCTGGTCAGTGGTAGAACCCTCGCAGTGGAGCCTACATCTACATCCACGATTGTATAATTACAAAGCCCATGGTCTCCACCACTATTCATATGGCCTCTCAGAAAATTACTGAGTGATACTCAGTAGTTTGAAAGAGTCAACCCACTGTCCAATGTGCATAATGTATGACGAGCAAGTCAGTGTCATGTGACCAGCTTCCAAACGTCCACTCAATATATCCCCCAGGCATCACCGTTCTTGGCTACTACTGAAAACTGCCAAGGCTTCACTTAACTTTGTGACACAAGTGACAGAATGAATGTGGTCATTAACAAATAAACAGAGAATTCCctcaaattattataaaattgggtaaaaaaaaaaaaaaatcagcccgaAGGATGGCTTGGCACTGTGACAACATAATTCCTAGATTAACAGCCACTGAAGGCAATACTTGAAGAGAAACAGTTTATGCAGACTGTTCAGTTCATGCATGGTCTTtaacttttcttcctctgtcttggcTAAGATCCTAAAACATATTTCAGGAAAATTCATAATTCATCTTGTCTCATACCGCATTCACACGGAAAGGATAAAGcctgtttaatttcttctcaaaCGGAGTTTTCCACTTTCCTTTGAAGTAGACAGCATTCACCAGGACCATCTTGGTGTCCCTGTCTACAGAACCTTCAGGTAACAAGTCTGGGATTTTGCCTATGGAAAACATGACACATGTTAGGTTTCATGACCAAGAAGCGTGACCTTACTATGATTTGAAATCCTTGGAGTCACCATCAAACTCGTCATCTACAATTGTCAAACTCTGCAGAGGTGATGGCCTCAAGCTCAAGTTTTTCTCCCAATTTATTCAAAGCATAAATAAAGCATACCACATTTCTCAGAAGGTTTGCAAATTCCAAGAGAAAATGGAGGAGTAATGCATCGAAAATTTAGAATGACCATCAAACTTGGAAAGACTTTCACCTCCTTTGTTCTCTCAAAGTCTCTCAAAGTTTGGTGCTCCTTCTAGATCTGGTCCAGACAATCAATGGGTCTGATCCATGGATccattcaaaaacttttttttttttttaaagtcctgctAGACCTTCACTAGGAGTCATACAgaaacaagaggagaaaaaaggaaatactgccCTGGTGGGGCTGAGAATATTGGAAGAGGCATTCAAAACCAGCTGTCAAACAATGTGTAAGAAACTATGAGATTGCAAAGTCCCATGGCAATGCAGAGAAGGGAATACAAGAGTGTGCCCGGGAAGGAAGGTTCTCAGAAATTGGAACATCCAAGGATGGCTTGGCATTGTGACAATGTAATTCCTAGATTCACAGCCACTGAAGGCAATACTTGAAGAGAAACGGTTCGTGCTCTTCCAAAAAAGCAAAACTTCCACATGTCTCCTGAATTCTGcagtttttactttcatttctgttAATCTTCACGTTCTCTGCTTCCTGTGTGTCCCCAGTTCATCACTATTTTAGAATAGTAATTTCAAAATCCACAATAGAAATGAATAACAGAAGTAGATGGActattttcagagaaacaaaaatatttttgaaattctacAGGGCTTAATTCATATGCTTTTTCCCAGTATGGGAGCCGGGAAACCCAGCCACGCCAAACTATTGCCAGAAACAATGTTTTACACACAAGAGTCacatgaaaagttgttttttGCCTAAGTTACCAAACAAACTCTTTAAACATCCAAATGAAGAATTCCAGAATGAGACTAGGGATCAAAGAAGAGGAACCCCCAGCTTCACCACTCACTGATAGTGAAATCTTGAATGAGTTGATTAACATCTCAGGGGCCTGGAGTCTACAACCCTAAAGGGGTAAATTTGGATAAGTTATCTCCAAGGACCTTTCCAGTCCTAACAGCTCATTAATCTATGAAATACCAAAACAGCTCTGCCTTCATAAtaatctctgtttttcttcttagaaatccatctatatgttgctattcagtaattatttgtttaagACCTATAATTCTACGTGGAAATTTGGAAGAATGAAGGCTTTCCATTATCAGCCAAAGACTGTGCTAATTTTTGCGAGGACACAGGAGAGGTGGACATATTGGCCCTCCCTGCGAGTATGGTGGTCTATGTGGGATGGCAAAGTTAACAAAATCAAATCCATTCGGTAACAGTTCAAGGCTGTACAAGGCAAACCTTAACAGGCATCATGAAGCTGACAAAGCACCAAAGGagtggagaagagggggagaTGAGAACGTGGCTGGGAGATGCCTCTAGGCAAGGCTAGGACTTTGGTTTGCCACTTAAACTCTGAAGTTAAGGAACGCATAAAAAGTAAGCATGGCGGTAGGAATGAGCTCGAGAGCCAAGAGTGGTGAAGCACAGGCTGTTGGATTAAACTAGAGTCTGGGTTCTGTTTCATTTGCCATTTTCAGCCTCCTTCGCATGTTCAGCGCCTGGCACATAATATGTGATGGATAAATACCATTGTTGACTGAAGGATTGAATTCAGGAACAACGGACGGAAGGTTTAATTAAGTTTGAGTCCTTGTGACGAATACAAAGTGAGGCAGGCAAAGTGAGCCTTCACAAAGAATTGGGGGCTTGAGCTGCAACAGCAGAAGTGGTTTATCAGGGACCAAAGGAACTTCACGGCAGATGGACTCTGAATGGtgaaaaacagttaaaatagtTTTCTGGCCCCTCTCTTTCTACTGCCGATGGTCTCACACCGGTTACTCACTGGAGGGTCAcgtctcttttctttgtttttgtccaCAGTGGACACAGAGCACAATGATTTCAGTTCTGATTATTTCCTACATTGGAAAACATGTCTGTCTGCTGTCACAGTCCATCCCAAGGTCACATCCAAAATCAGATTATTTAAGTACCGAACTTACATCTTCCATTAGTTAGACCTCAActatttttctcacttaaaatgCCACTCAGCTAAACAAGAAAAAGATTACATTAAACAAATAACTAAGATTGGGTGAATTTTAAGGGAGTTAGGGCTAAGtataggaatgattttttttttttttttttttttttttttttttttttttttatatttNNNNNNNNNNNNNNNNNNNNNNNNNNNNNNNNNNNNNNNNNNNNNNNNNNNNNNNNNNNNNNNNNNNNNNNNNNNNNNNNNNNNNNNNNNNNNNNNNNNNGTGTAAATAGATCGGAGTTTTAtaagagaagaacagaaaataattgcTTTGGTTTTACCTTTGGTTTGAGTCTTGACCCAGGAATTAATCTCTTTTCTGGCTTCTTCTGCACATTCTAGGAAGTCAAGCGCCTGGGGTTCCGTAGAGTAGTATTTATTGGACAGTTGTATATATtcctttaaaacaagaaatgggCCAAAGGTTACATCGAATATATACCGAACAAGTCTTAGTATAATTGTAAATCACGAGCTCTCCTATCAAGACTCAGGGGCCTGAGTAGGtaggggtaggggtggagggggatgggggggttGGGGGTCTGGAAGAGGAAATGGTGTGGATTATAAGTGCTCTGTTGACCCTCTTCCCCACACTCATTTGCCCTCCTGCACTGTGCGTTATAGACACTAGGAAGGAGGGAAAGGCTGGGCTTGTGGTAGCAGCTCTGGAAATCACTGTCCCTCTATATTTAGGACTCATTCTGCACACGAGGCTTTTGCAGCCACGGGAGGGGTCATCCAACAAAGGGAGCCTGCCACGACCAAGGGCGTTCAGGAGCCTTAGGGAGCTTGCGTGGAACTCTGATTCTCTCCACGACTACAGATTCTCTCAGACTATAGCTTTGAAAGTGACCTCATGGCATGTTGGGGGCCTTGCAATTTCAATTACAGGTTTCACTTACTTCCTTGAATCTCGCAGACTTCTCTCCAAACAGCTTATTGACAGTCTCCAATAAATACCCCCCTGTGGATGCGTTGATTGCAGAGCTGAGCGAATGGAAAGATGAATGGATTTTATCTCCAGCTTGTGCCTTAAACAGAAAAGAGGGACTCTATTTATATAACACAGGACGACTAAACAAGTTATTtcttaagcaaacattttttttttcaatgcaacAATAAAATGCTGTATTAAGGTATACTTTTTTCTGACGCTTTAGAGGAATCTCTGAGGAAATACTTTTGATGCAGTGCATTAAAACTAATGAGGTAATGTTTCACTTGTTTCAAATTTTGCTGCGCCTACAGGTTGTACTTAACCGTGAAGTGACCGGCATCTTAAAGAAAGTGAGGCTTCTTTTATGATTTCCTAAACTTCCAGGTCTCTAAGGAATTTTattacattaacatttaaaatctagAGGGGATCTAGAAAAAGTTCATATAATGCCTGAAAGTACCCATTTTACAATTAAAGGGCAGTTTGTGTAGTGGAAAATCTGGGTTTTCGGAAGCCTTGAAAACAAAGAGGAATTCTGATCCTCAACCCCGAGTTTGTAAGCATGATGGTAGACAATGGGGCTTAGTCGCTACAGCAGCCAAGCCCGGAACCCTGCAGATGGACTGTCCCAGGTGTCACGGGAGACCTGGCTGAGTCTCCATATTGAAGGGGGTCTCTCCACTGCCTCTAGCCCATAATTCCTTGGGCAGTGGACAGATGGAGTACCATTCCCAAGAAGGAAGCTATGGGAGGTATCTCCCCCGCCTAACTCACAAGCGTGATTATGGAAGTTGTTTATTCAATAGGAGCACATCTATGCCCAGTTCTTGTAAGTTAGCTGGATAGCTTGTGTTTAAGGAAATAGAGTACTGAGAAAAGATATTAGTCTGAGATAGACAGATGataaatagatacatacacacacacacacacacattacacacatggacagatgatagatagagggGTCTGGAGGGAGATCTAAGTGTCGATGGTCTCTCACAAAATCACTGGGCACGACCTACCCCACTCCTCAAGTTTTGGTCACTCCTTACCTTCTCCTACCTGGAACCCTGCATCCGTGCATGTGTATTCTAGGAGTTGCTACCACAGTTTCAGAATAAATTACACATGCCCAGCTCCGGGTGTGATCAAATTTAGACTCAGTCTTGGCCTGAAAGTCATAAAGTATAGCTTCTACCCCGGCCCTGCCCGTGCTTCGCGGTGTGCCCGTAGGATATTTATTTAAGggttctgagtctcagttttctttcGATGAACAGGGGAAGTTGTACTAGTTTCTTTCCTTGTCTAACATTGTGACTTTAAGACAAgaagattccagaaataaaatacaaaagaaattagGAACCAGTGAGTCAGATACCTGCAAAATAGCCTCAGGATAAGGGCCCTTCTGGATCTGCTGCATGAGTTCACAG
This genomic window contains:
- the SERPINB2 gene encoding plasminogen activator inhibitor 2, with amino-acid sequence MEDLYVANTIFALNFFKHLANTSSTPNLFFSPWSISSTMAMVYLGARGNTADQMARVFQFNKVGAHDVPAVTPEKFTGCELMQQIQKGPYPEAILQAQAGDKIHSSFHSLSSAINASTGGYLLETVNKLFGEKSARFKEEYIQLSNKYYSTEPQALDFLECAEEARKEINSWVKTQTKGKIPDLLPEGSVDRDTKMVLVNAVYFKGKWKTPFEKKLNRLYPFRVNATQRTPVQMMYLREDLNIGYIGDLKTQILELPYTGDVSMFLLLPDEIGTMSTGLELLEREITYDKFIKWTSKDTMAEDDVEVYLPQFKLEERYELQSILRSMGLEDAFSKSQADFSGMSERNDLFLSKVFHQATVDVNEEGTEAAAGTGATMSGRTGHGGPQFVADHPFLFFILHKITKNILFFGRFVSP